DNA from Daucus carota subsp. sativus chromosome 1, DH1 v3.0, whole genome shotgun sequence:
GCTTTACCGTCATTTAGAAAACTAGTAGAGTTTAGCAAGATTCCTCAAATATATAAGTTGACACATATGGAATTGTTTAAGAAGCAAGTATGTAGTATGTAGatattttacttctttttttctcttttcatcttgtAATATCTGATCCCCACTTTATAAATGGACATATAGAGAGGAAAACGCTAATATGAGAAGCCAACTCTGGATATATCTTGGCTTTGAAGGGGTTTGGTTCTTCTCCAATTCTTCTCATATctgaaaagtatattttatgttttcttaGTCTGCAGTGGATCTTTTGATCTAGATGGCTTTGAATATCCTACTGTCCCAGGTAAACAAGCCACATAGTcacccttgtagttgttccagtTGAACCAGTACACAATATATGGAGTACGCCAGTTATTTACAATATCGGTGCTGCTGCTCATGGGCTTAATGGAATGGGAACACTATAGAGAGGACCTCATATTCAGTTAGGAGCTTGAGTGTgatttactcaagtttttgatggTTGAGATCGCTGGTTTGATTGgctgagggggagattgtatctcctattagaaattcattttatgtaaatcagacacttactaaaattaatattttgatgtctTTTCCttttatgtttaaaaaatattacattagactttttaaatttatattaattaaaaatttcatcatgtTTTTGTGTGATGTTCCGCCGGATCGGTCGCTTAAGATCtttggtgtatgagattttCTATGCACCAGGGATTATcaagaaattaaattatttgttttggAAAAAGATTTTAGGTGTCGGTTATCCAAAAGGTGAAACAAATAAAACAGACATTAGGTATTGGCATTTTGGTAGACCGATGCAAAAACATATACAATAGGTGTccgtattatatatataaggaagAATGTGAGTTCAAACAGGCTTCATTGTATATGATATTAGTAGTAACGCTCATATATTTGAGCATACCTAGGGCAATTACAGTTAACAGAAGCCCTAGCCTCTTGTCTTCCTCGCCGGTCATCATACAGTCTGGTCAGTTTATCACGCTAATTTGTTCTACGGAGCTGATTATGACGCCGACGACGACGGAGTGTCGAAAAGATAGTCACCGATAGGGGAAGAATTTTTTAGGAGACAAGGAGAGAGAGATTGAAAAAGCTCTTCTTAAGCTTAActgttttctcttctttctttcaaACAAGTTATTTATACTTAATTGATATAAAATGAACCAAACCAGCACCTAACTATGATTAGATAAGGCCATATTGAAGCCAGTTTGATTGATTTTTGACGCATATCAGGCCTTGTTTAGAGTAAAATTGAAGTTCAATCAATTTCCTTGAACCTGTACAATCATGCATTgaaaacttgtagattcatgATTAGAGTATTGAAAAGTTTTTCAATCTCTACTTTGGAACcatgtatataatttattttcatatattatattgagCTTTGCATATCTTAGATTTATGTGTGATTAAGAATGTGGTTAATTAAAGCTTAATTCCTACTCACGTGATCAcatcaaagaaacaaaaaaactaCATTTGTGCACTTTCCTAGGTCTATGGACGTGTTTTAATGATGAGCACAAGCTAGTAATACTTGAGACAGAGTGAGTGATGTTAATCTCTTGGGGACGCTGACTAAAGACAGGATGGAAGGAGAAAGTAGGAACAGGTCTTCTCAGCTGTTTTGTGAAAGATTTCAACTCCAAGTGAAAGACTTGGTTCAAGGTTGTTCTAGCTTTTATAGGATTAAATACTATCAATATCTTATATATAGAGATAAATTGTATgaataaaagtattttatatCACCCTGTTTTTACTCAATTAACTACCTAAATGAAATGAATTTCAGATAGAAATCTTGGGTGGCTTTTGAACAATATAACATAGTGGTTTTTCAACCAATCCTATCTTTATATCATGTATATTTCTCCACTCTTTCATATTAaatgttttgaaaatatttgcatatataactTGTGCAGCATACATATTGTTTACATCACCTACTTTGGaaggatattttttttaaaaaaaaaattcaattcgcCTACTGGTATATTATTCTTGAAAAAAAAAGGTTGTGTGCGTAAAGAATCACAAGTGTTTGatgagagtgttagatcgaagTGTTTGGTCAATGATTTTTTCATATTGTAATCAGCTTTATAACATGCATTAATAAATATCTTAATAGCTATTTTGGTGTTGAAACTAGGGTGGAGACCATGTATATGTATAGGTACTTAATCAAgacaaaagatttgaaattccatatttatattcttattattGTTGCACGCTTATTTTCGTCTCATtgcatatatcaaaaaaatttaatcgtCAAGTTATCTTTTATAGTATCATTGACTTAATTTGTCATGTGTGACGGAATAAATGTCTTTTAAAACTATTTTCATGAATAAGACCGTGATATTTTGTTACGGTGAAGAATAGTATTCCATTGATCTATATAGTTTATACGGGTATTTCGTCTTTTTGGTCCCATTTTTTTTTCCGACAAAAAGCTTGGAATATTATTACGAAATCAAAACCAAAGCAATACAATTTTGAATCAAAATAGGAACagaactcctatatatataataggacCTGAGAGAAAATATGATTCCCTAACTACTTGATGGGCCACCATATTAGCAGATTGTTTGACAAAAAACAAAGTGATTTTGCTTAACCGTTGTAGAAGTCTCCAGCACTCCTCAATAATCAAGCCGAAGTAAGATCTCATGGGAACTTTGCTTCTGACAGCTTGAACCATGGGTAAGCAATCAGATTTTATAATAGATTCATGCCAACCTCGTGCATCCATCCAGCTCAATGCTTCTTTAAAAGCCATGGCTTCTGCTACTACTGGTGCAACCAAATGAGGGTGAACCACAGCCCTGGCTTCAATCAACTCACCATCAGAATTTCTAGCTACGAAAACAAAACCAACTCCACCTCGATCTTCAAACACAGCAGCATCCACTGATACCTCAACTAAGTTTTGCTTAGGCTTGACCCAAACAGTAGCTCCATCTCCTTCTACATGAGGCTGGAGAGGATACACGAATGTCCTACTTTGGGTTACACTCCATTGTGTAAGGTACTGCCTTGCGACTGCAACTGTTCTGTAACCATCGTGGATTTTTGATTCCAGATTAGATCGTTTCCAGATCTCCAAAGTGACCAGCACAGAGTGATAATTTCAGCATATTTACCCTTATCAACATTACTGAACATATGCTTCAGCCAAGTCATGAAACACGCGGCCTCGTAAAACTGAATATCAGGAAGGAGAGTTGCCCAACATTCACGAGCGAATTGACAGGAAACAAGACTGTGCCTATtggcagtggcggaaccagaggggggctaggggatgctagagccccctCTGAACTTgaaaaaatagtgtatattttttttcagccCCCCCTAAGTTATTgagatgtcaatataattttttttagccccCGCTGGATTATAGATATAGAGAGACTTGCTTTCCAAATTTCAAGGtatgatattttgattgattATTGGATAAATTGTTATTCTTTAATCTTTTCGTATCTGTTGTGATTTTGTGTAAAAAGATTGTTAAGTGAGGGTTCTGGATTTCTCAAGAATTAGAGTTTGAATTTTGAACTATTTTACATTTGTTCTTTTGAATTATGATGGTCACTTAGTTGTTTTCAAAAAACTTTGCACATAATTACATTACTCTTCTTATATGTTAAAATGTGCATGGACCCTCTTCTAGCAGCTTGTATAATCTTAAGAAATGCTCCTGCACTCTAGATAAAAAGTATCGATCTGAAATGTTCTCGAACACGATTCCACTTCGACCTGGATCACCAGGGATCACGTTCGAGTTCGCTGACTTTGGCGATCCACCTTTAACTTAAGCGatattacaaaggaagataacTTGACACTATCTTGATtgaaattgtttttagaaacgtactttagtaaaagaaataagaaaagaaaggaGCTGAGAAGATGATGCAGATGAAAGAAAAGACACACGAGACATGCCTTTTTACAAAAAAGATTTAGATCCCcttataaatatgtattgaaGGTCCTTACCATTTATTAATTAaccttaaaattcattttttgatTAACTTACTTCTCTATTTTcgggtaaaataaatattttaatcatgaaATCATAAGTAGACTATATATTGTTAGTGAAAAATCACTAAAAGAGATCAAGATATCGAACCGCGAACCGGATTCACTGGTCATCGTACCCGATTCATAACAACTGGCATTTTACGTACCTGATCGTCCGTACCTAGTACCCGAATGACCCGTGAACAACACTGATTGAGCCCCCCCTAAATCTaagtcctggttccgccactgcctATTGGAACATGTTTTTGAGCCAGCTGGTATAGGGTCGGAAGACATCCTGTGAGAGCTCTCCACACTAAATTGAGAGTCTTTTTGGTcccatttaatatataataatattaaaataaaaatcttataTGCTTATACGATATGGAACGGAACATGTCGAATTTTTAACGATATTGCTTGAATATGTACTTGTTCGAAGTGCCTATTTAAGAACTTCTGCATCTTCATTTGATGATTAAATCAACTAAGAAGAGATCACACTATGAGCGTCATCTTAGCTTGGTTCATACATGAAAAAATGTGACTTTTCATataaaatgagagaaattttGGGAAAACTTTTATGtagttaattttaaaatatttatgaggCAATGATTATTTTTGAGAATTTCTTGAGGAATTAGTTGATTTCAAcgcaatttatatttaaggaaAGGCCTTCTCAACTTTTAAATTCATCAAACTTTAGCTCTTGCATAGATCTATGGGTTTGCTTATGTTAATGAAGAAGTTAATTGCATATTTAGGTGTCAAAAGGatataatagtgttttatcattttgtttagttattgaACAAtgtttttaagttatttataaaacatatattcttcttaatcaattattattttagataGTTTAGTGGAGTAGGCAAAATTAGAATGTAATAGAATGGATGTGATATTCTAGTTgtagagtttttttttatttgggcTGCTATGAGCTTTTTTAGGTCATAATTAATTATGGACGGCTGAACTTATAAGGGACGGGCTTCATTatcgaacttcattatcgaactcATGTTTAAATCTTTTGACTTCAAAGAGATTATATAAATAGACATCCATCTATTGCCATCATAAGCATGTATAAACAAGTTCTAGTCCATGTAAATTTCAAAGTAATTAATACTCCTTTTGACATAATTAAGCTTACATATTCTAGCCAGATTTGTTCATATATTTTTACTCATCAATTATTAGTTTGATTAATTCAATAGATGATTCAATTGATTCCTCTTTCTAAACAAAAAGTTCTAGGTCTAAGCGATCACATGTGATAAATTCAACCATCTTAAGTAAAGAGTAAATCTATCACTTACATTTATATGATGCAtttgatttcattttattataatcctcttatatattttgtattatttcaCCTACATATGTATAGATGTAAATTGAGATCACCATGAAAAAATTACTAAAAGAAGAGAGGAGAAaccaaaaaacaaatatatttgtcCCActatagttttataaaaaaatattttaataagtaaTTTGatcttataaaaaataattcaacaattttaattttaagatgtAAGGTAActtttgtaaagataataaaaaacataaatccCTAAACGTATTCAAggaaaaattatatacttatgtttgtttttattacatattgtattaattttattttatataaataattttgtacatattatacatatatttttatcaccgaccaaatattatatacttttattatCAAGCCGGCTAAATTGaggttataattataaattttaattttaggttACTTATAAAACATATACTCTTAATCTATTGTCATTTTAGATATTTTAGTGAACTAGGCCAAATTAGAATGTAATAGAATGGACGTGGTGTTTTAGTGTTTTAGGctgtagatttttttttatttgggcTTGCTATGGACTTTTTTAGATCATAATTAATCATGCAAGATATGAATCTTATAGCCCATGGGCTTTTTGTCAAACCCATGTTTAAATCTTTTGAGTGCAAAGAGTAGATGATATAAATGGACATCCATCTTGCGGTCATAAATATGTATAAACAAGTTCTGATCGAGATAAGTTTGAAATTAAATACTCATTTTGACATAATTAAGCTTACATCTTCTAGCCACATTTGTTCACATATTATTAATGTAATTTGATAGATAATTTAATTGATTGCGCTTACACGTATTATTAGTTTGATTTGATAAATGATTTAATTGATTCTCCTTTCGAAACAAGAAGTTCTAGTTATAAGTGATTACATTTCATAGATTCAGACATCCTAAGGTAAGAATTCTGACTTCGAAGGTATCATATCTATCACTGtatgatgcatttgattttttttttttaaaattttaggtgtatatatgtatagttgTACATTATATAGTGACCATCTTAATATCGAAACAAATTTGACCGGTTAATTGAGATCTCACTAAAAAGGCTACTAAAGGGAGAGGGAATAAACCAAATAATAGATATTTTAGTGTCCATGATaattatataaagatatatctAGTGAgtaatttgataataaaaaataactcaACAATTTCATTATTAAGATGTATTACATATGATGTAATAGGATAGCTTGTGTAAAGATAACAACAATCATAAATCCCTAAACATACTTAGAGAAAAAACTCTatacttatatttgtttttattacatgttatattagttttattttatataaatatttctaatatctaaattttgaATGCTAAAAATCAGATTTAGAGTTCGTAAAGTCAAGTTGTTGACGTTTAAGTGGAGTTATTTGTTAAACTTCATATGACATGTCAACTTGAATTGGATATAGTTGATCCCAAATATATTTTGGAATTTAAATCTTAAACTGAAGATAAAAACTTgcactatatatataactttaatttattaactttatTTTCCACATTTGACGTATAATTGATAATTCACTTGTATATATGTCTCTCACACACAATAACTTGCACTATATTAACTCTTGTATGTTTGTTGTTTTACCAAGATGAACAACTAGTTTATGATTTGGTTCGTATCATAAGTGGCTTAGTGACAGATGagtttatacatattttatatttgaggAACAAAAAAGGCTGAAGACGGAAGGTTTGGAATGAAtaaatttaaagagtttttttGTTTGAGATATAGTTTTTGGCACTCGAActtcttgatataaaaaaatgCATTTAGAGGTTAAGGATAGTTATCAAATTTAATGGGgtatattcaattgggattttaaaagatttttttcattcatgaagtTCGAGGGTATTCCACCgggattttaaaatatgtatcaaaaTCGTGggatattcaattaggattttaaattatgctacaaaatccggtagtattcaattaagattttaaattatacttaaaaatccTATGGTATTCAATTTgagttatttaaaattcattaaaatatgatggtatttaAATGCTAATGGATTTTTTTAGGCTTCGTAAAATAATGGATTTTGTGGAATTGTTCAGTGTATTTTAGGTGTTTTGAAATCCTACCAAAATCCATAAGATTTTGAAGAATTGCTCGTAAATTCTAAATAATTTGTATCAACTCTGtttcattttatcaaaaatccacaaaaaatcaaaatcaaatacaattcGTAAAATCCACGTATATTAAATTGTCAAATGACTGATTTTAACTATTTATATGTGGGTCCCATTATGAGTGAAACCACTTAAAACTTGCCAGCTATGcaaaaaatcaataataattttataaaatttttctggatatatatttatcattttcctTATATAAATGTGATTCTCACTTACTTGGAGCGATTGGCAGCTGTATCAAATTCAGATCTGAGGGAGCTCGAAGAAGCTAGGGTTTAGGATTTCTGGTAATTTCATATCTCTGGTTTCTTACTTATTCACAGGGCTAGTAATCTCACATCTGATTGTTTGTCTGGAAatgtttgtatatgtttttcT
Protein-coding regions in this window:
- the LOC135150605 gene encoding uncharacterized protein LOC135150605, giving the protein MTWLKHMFSNVDKGKYAEIITLCWSLWRSGNDLIWNQKSTMPHVEGDGATVWVKPKQNLVEVSVDAAVFEDRGGVGFVFVARNSDGELIEARAVVHPHLVAPVVAEAMAFKEALSWMDARGWHESIIKSDCLPMVQAVRSKVPMRSYFGLIIEECWRLLQRLSKITLFFVKQSANMVAHQVVRESYFLSGPIIYIGVLFLF